A stretch of the Lactuca sativa cultivar Salinas chromosome 9, Lsat_Salinas_v11, whole genome shotgun sequence genome encodes the following:
- the LOC111889714 gene encoding uncharacterized protein LOC111889714 produces the protein MNVYVDHYNEPIFEWIEEEENEDQDYSCEEDEDSVFSETYSVDHEEDDVEYPFPANKTKGDRFLNKLCLDTLDEDVEYLEPRYPVHDDRQPWNQMKPLLSMRFSNPDELKNMLSNYAVANGYDLWVFKFGSIVTYKWLGKQFMSEIIEKPKMSVRKMKAKVSTTFNINVSEGQCRNAKKFALQEIEGSLIEHYGRLWSYGHEILRTNPGSTVRMDVDIMPDSITLFSKYYVCFKAISDGWKEGCRPVIGLDGCFLKGIVRGEVLAAVGRDANNQIYPIAWAVVGVENKATWKWFIDLLMDDIDGSLGAGITLLSDGHKGLLEAVKERCPEAEHRQCARHIVANFAKRFTGQHFRKLFWKAVRASTEQKFKHVMEKIKSLDTQAYEYLIDRDPTTWSKAFFKEGRDCDAVENGVSESFNSAIRHARRKPIITMLEEIRIFVMERKYSQRVEGIEWDLNICPSIKKRIQDLKVKQRLWGVTPCGYQKYEVRFNDAAYGVDLIAKSCACRIWQLTGIPCLHGVATISSLNQDAETYVSQSYSKEAFLKFYNYSINPLNGSDMWEEVPYRKPLPPKRRRLPGRPSVKRKRDAVERELSGPVRHSVTRRGSLIKCSICKEPGHNKIKCPSKQQKNTSGKCPNYLNIIHHFDM, from the exons ATGAATGTGTATGTGGACCATTATAATGAACCAATCTTCGAATGGATTGAGGAAGAGGAAAATGAAGATCAAGACTACAGCTGTGAAGAGGATGAAGACTCAGTATTCTCGGAGACTTATTCTGTTGACcatgaagaagatgatgttgaATATCCATTCCCAGCCAACAAAACCAAGGGTGACAGGTTCTTAAACAAACTTTGTCTAGACACATTAGATGAAGATGTTGAATATCTTGAACCTCGATACCCTGTACATGATGATAGACAACCATGGAATCAGATGAAACCACTGTTAAGTATGCGATTTTCTAACCCTGATGAGCTTAAAAACATGTTGAGCAACTATGCAGTTGCTAATGGATATGATCTCTG GGTGTTTAAGTTTGGGTCCATAGTAACTTATAAGTGGTTAGGAAAACAGTTTATGAGTGAAATTATAGAGAAGCCAAAAATGAGTGTTAGGAAGATGAAAGCTAAAGTTTCAACAACATTCAATATAAATGTGAGTGAGGGGCAATGCAGAAATGCAAAGAAATTTGCATTACAAGAAATTGAAGGAAGTCTAATTGAACATTATGGGAGATTATGGTCATATGGTCATGAAATTCTGAGGACAAACCCTGGGTCTACTGTGAGGATGGATGTAGACATCATGCCAGATTCCATAACTTTGTTTTCTAAGTACTATGTCTGCTTTAAAGCTATAAGTGATGGTTGGAAGGAAGGGTGCAGGCCTGTGATTGGCCTTGATGGTTGCTTTCTAAAGGGTATTGTTAGGGGAGAAGTTTTGGCAGCTGTAGGGAGGGATGCAAACAACCAAATCTACCCTATAGCATGGGCTGTAGTTGGAGTTGAGAACAAGGCCACATGGAAGTGGTTCATAGATCTCCTCATGGATGATATTGATGGTAGTCTTGGTGCAGGCATTACCCTTCTTTCTGATGGACACAAG GGGTTGCTAGAAGCAGTAAAAGAAAGGTGTCCAGAAGCTGAACACAGACAATGTGCCAGGCACATTGTGGCTAATTTTGCTAAAAGGTTTACCGGTCAACATTTTAGGAAGCTTTTTTGGAAGGCTGTTAGAGCTAGTACTGAACAGAAGTTCAAACATGTAATGGAAAAGATCAAATCTTTAGATACTCAAGCATATGAGTACCTTATAGACAGAGATCCTACTACCTGGTCTAAGGCATTTTTTAAAGAGGGCAGAGATTGTGATGCAGTTGAGAATGGGGTGAGTGAGAGTTTCAATTCTGCTATTAGGCATGCTAGAAGGAAACCAATCATCACTATGCTAGAGGAGATTAGGATATTTGTGATGGAGAGGAAATACAGTCAAAGAGTAGAAGGAATTGAATGGGATTTGAATATCTGTCCAAGTATTAAGAAGCGTATACAAGATTTGAAGGTTAAACAGAG ATTGTGGGGGGTTACTCCTTGTGGTTATCAAAAGTATGAAGTTAGGTTCAATGATGCAGCATATGGAGTGGATCTAATTGCAAAGAGTTGTGCATGCAGAATATGGCAACTTACAGGGATACCATGCTTACATGGAGTAGCTACAATCTCTTCCCTGAATCAAGATGCAGAAACATATGTGTCCCAATCATATAGTAAAGAGGCTTTTCTAAAATTCTATAATTATAGCATTAACCCTCTCAATGGTAGTGATATGTGGGAAGAAGTTCCTTATCGAAAGCCTTTGCCTCCCAAAAGAAGAAGATTACCTGGTAGGCCATCAGTGAAAAGGAAGAGGGATGCAGTGGAAAGGGAGTTGAGTGGACCAGTTAGACATTCTGTGACAAGAAGGGGATCCCTGATAAAGTGTAGTATTTGCAAGGAACCAGGTCATAACAAGATAAAGTGTCCATCTAAGCAGCAAAAAAATACATCAGGTAAATGTCCCAATTATCTGAACATAATACATCATTTTGATATGTAA